One genomic region from Phaenicophaeus curvirostris isolate KB17595 chromosome 33, BPBGC_Pcur_1.0, whole genome shotgun sequence encodes:
- the LOC138732516 gene encoding CKLF-like MARVEL transmembrane domain-containing protein 5: MGNLTALGQQEAAFTFDLGGLRTPKGLLLGGELVLCGAVVGLLAPPAPPTLAPALLQTLGVAAALGGRLLRPPPRLPHGACLDLLRALSGAAIFFVAALVSLASSRDALAATTFTFSLLLAFVFAFDAFVTCRAKMAPAGGQDADSS, translated from the exons gcggcctTCACCTTCGACCTGGGGGGGCTGCGAACCCCCAAGGGGCTCCTGCTGGGGGGGGAGCTG GTGCTGTGTGGGGCAGTCGTGGGGCTGCtggccccccccgcgccccccacGCTGGCCCCGGCCCTGCTCCAGACCCTGGGGGTGGCGGCCGCGCTCGGGGGGCGGCTCCTGCGCCCGCCCCCCCGCCTGCCCCACGGCGCCTGCCTG gacctcctccGAGCCCTCAGCGGCGCCGCCATCTTCTTCGTGGCCGCCCTCGTCTCCTTAGCCTCGTCCCGCGACGCTCTGGCCGCCACAACCTTc accttcagcctcctcctcgCCTTCGTCTTCGCCTTCGACGCCTTCGTCACCTGCCGAGCCAAGATGGCGCCCGCCGGGGGGCAgg aCGCCGACTCCTCCTGA